The Miscanthus floridulus cultivar M001 chromosome 7, ASM1932011v1, whole genome shotgun sequence genome includes a region encoding these proteins:
- the LOC136463019 gene encoding (6-4)DNA photolyase, which translates to MEAATAATAAMVWFRKGLRVHDNPALDAARRYGAGAGAASARLLYPVFVLDPRYLRPDPVAASPGSARAGVARIRFLLESLSDLDARLRRLGSRLLILRARDDVADAVCAALKDWNIGKLCFESDTEPYAQARDKKVTDFALASGIEVFTPVSHTLFDPAEIIKKNGGRPPLTYQSFVSIAGEPPDPAMEEYSELPPLGDTGEYELLPVPTVEELGYGDISQEEIPPFRGGETEALRRMKESLQNKEWVAKFEKPKGDPSAFLKPSTTVLSPYLKFGCLSSRYFYHCIQDVYKSVRNHTKPPVSLIGQLLWRDFFYTVSYGTPNFDRMKGNKICKQIPWSENEELFVAWRDGQTGYPWIDAIMIQLRKWGWMHHLARHSVACFLTRGDMFIHWEKGRDVFERLLIDSDWAINNGNWLWLSCSSFFYQYHRIYSPITFGKKYDPNGNYIRHFIPVLKDMPREYIYEPWTAPISIQKKANCIIGKDYPKPVVDHETATKECRKRMGEAYASSRLDANPTKGKTLNSS; encoded by the exons ATggaggccgcaaccgccgccacGGCGGCGATGGTGTGGTTCCGGAAGGGGCTGCGCGTGCACGACAACCCGGCGCTCGACGCGGCCCGCCGCTAcggggccggcgccggcgccgcctccGCGCGGCTGCTGTACCCGGTGTTCGTGCTCGACCCGCGCTACCTTCGCCCGGACCCCGTCGCGGCGTCCCCGGGCTCCGCGCGCGCCGGGGTCGCCCGCATCCGCTTCCTCCTCGAGAGCCTCAGCGACCTCGACGCTCGTCTCCGCCGCCTCGGGTCCCGCCTCCTCATCCTCCGCGCCCGCGACGACGTTGCCGACGCGGTCTGCGCGGCCCTAAAGGAC TGGAACATCGGCAAGCTGTGCTTCGAGTCCGACACCGAGCCGTACGCGCAGGCTCGCGATAAGAAAGTCACG GATTTTGCATTGGCGTCCGGGATCGAGGTATTCACGCCTGTCAGCCACACACTCTTCGACCCAGCAGAAATCATAAAGAAG AACGGTGGCCGGCCGCCTTTGACATATCAATCCTTTGTCTCCATTGCTGGGGAGCCGCCAGATCCTGCCATGGAGGAATACTCCGAGCTCCCACCGCTCGGAGACACAGGGGAATACGAGCTGTTGCCCGTGCCTACAGTGGAGGAGCTTGGGTATGGGGATATCAGCCAG GAGGAGATTCCACCATTCCGTGGTGGTGAGACAGAAGCTCTGAGGAGAATGAAAGAATCGCTTCAAAATAAG GAATGGGTTGCCAAATTTGAGAAACCAAAGGGTGACCCCTCTGCCTTTCTGAAACCTTCCACAACTGTCTTGTCACCGTATTTGAAG TTTGGGTGCCTGTCTTCCAGATATTTTTACCACTGCATTCAGGATGTGTACAAGAGCGTCAGAAACCATACAAAACCACCTGTTTCATTGATAGGACAG TTGCTGTGGCGAGACTTCTTCTACACAGTGTCTTATGGAACTCCTAATTTTGACCGAATGAAAGGAAACAAAATATGCAAGCAG ATTCCATGGAGCGAGAACGAGGAGCTATTTGTTGCATGGAGAGATGGCCAAACAGGATATCCGTGGATCGATGCTATCATGATTCAG CTGAGGAAGTGGGGTTGGATGCATCACCTTGCACGCCATTCGGTTGCTTGTTTCTTGACACGTGGTGATATG TTTATTCACTGGGAAAAAGGACGTGATGTCTTTGAAAGGCTACTGATAGATTCTGACTGGGCCATTAACAACGGCAATTGGCTGTGGCTCTCTTGCTCATCCTTCTTCTATCAG TACCACAGAATTTACTCCCCTATCACATTCGGGAAGAAGTATGATCCTAATGGGAACTACATTAGGCATTTCATCCCAGTGCTGAAAG ACATGCCAAGGGAGTACATTTACGAGCCTTGGACTGCTCCCATTAGCATCCAGAAGAAAGCCAATTGTATTATTGGCAAAGACTACCCAAAACCAG TGGTTGATCATGAGACTGCAACCAAAGAGTGTAGAAAGAGGATGGGAGAAGCTTATGCGTCGAGTCGCCTTGATGCCAACCCTACTAAAGGGAAGACGTTGAACTCGTCGTGA